Proteins co-encoded in one Flavivirga eckloniae genomic window:
- a CDS encoding right-handed parallel beta-helix repeat-containing protein, which produces MKSLPYYLLIVIIIFTTSCTKEGLDPSKNDVNYDADPENLDEKGLPIRLFDAKLPAMLNNLEYTIDLNQWGIPNDGTDVAKTTSNLQAAIDWAHEEGYSKVILPQGNYLIGKDVNDIYYGGIEIHGDTEFVFSEGTVLEIDTNDKWNYCVISLKGDNIIIRDGIIKGDRDTHIFTPRDNDGKTAHDEGHGICVWNKSNQVLIKNMKIHNLTGDGSLVLDANDVTFTNNDIYNNRRQGISIVGGKRIEIKDNEIHHINGTSPQFGIDIEGPGRVDEDILIQNNYFHHNRGGDIVNTSGENVYILDNIMEQGEGSTYVDGPIVSWHKTHNIIARNTITMKTGSANGRLGYIQYSGGGDKGHNRATYVHENICNSCGMYMYKSSDADVRRNKFLGYFMAFSKFDNVILIDNLVTYSEEHPKLRYCWSYRFNDVTGFASGNYLGETLEDIPLSETTPHTLQCVLDGW; this is translated from the coding sequence ATGAAAAGCTTACCATACTACCTACTGATCGTTATTATAATTTTCACAACTTCATGTACTAAAGAAGGCCTCGATCCCAGCAAAAATGATGTAAATTATGATGCCGATCCTGAAAATCTAGATGAAAAAGGTTTACCTATACGTCTTTTCGACGCTAAACTACCAGCCATGTTAAATAACCTTGAATATACTATTGATTTGAATCAATGGGGCATTCCCAATGATGGTACAGATGTCGCTAAGACCACATCTAATCTACAGGCGGCCATCGATTGGGCCCATGAAGAAGGTTATAGTAAAGTGATATTACCTCAAGGTAATTATTTAATTGGTAAAGATGTAAACGATATATACTATGGAGGTATTGAAATACATGGAGATACCGAATTCGTTTTTAGTGAAGGCACTGTTTTAGAAATTGATACCAATGATAAATGGAATTACTGTGTTATTAGCCTAAAAGGAGACAATATAATTATACGTGATGGTATTATTAAAGGTGATCGAGACACACATATTTTCACACCTCGCGATAATGATGGAAAGACAGCTCATGATGAAGGTCATGGTATTTGTGTTTGGAATAAAAGCAATCAGGTATTAATTAAAAACATGAAAATTCATAACCTAACTGGTGATGGGTCTTTAGTACTTGATGCAAACGATGTTACTTTTACAAATAATGACATTTACAACAATAGACGTCAGGGAATCTCGATTGTTGGCGGTAAACGTATTGAAATAAAAGATAATGAAATACACCATATAAATGGTACAAGTCCGCAATTTGGCATTGATATAGAAGGACCTGGACGTGTTGATGAAGACATCTTAATCCAAAACAATTATTTTCACCATAATAGAGGTGGTGATATTGTAAATACCAGTGGTGAAAATGTTTATATCCTTGATAATATCATGGAGCAAGGAGAAGGCAGCACCTATGTAGATGGCCCCATTGTTAGCTGGCACAAAACCCATAATATTATTGCCAGAAATACCATTACTATGAAAACAGGATCGGCCAATGGAAGGTTAGGTTATATTCAGTATTCAGGAGGTGGTGATAAAGGGCATAATCGTGCTACTTATGTTCACGAAAATATATGCAATAGCTGCGGTATGTATATGTATAAAAGTTCTGATGCAGATGTACGTCGTAACAAGTTCCTTGGGTATTTTATGGCATTTTCAAAATTCGATAATGTCATATTAATTGATAATCTGGTGACATACTCTGAGGAACATCCTAAATTAAGATACTGCTGGTCATACCGTTTTAATGATGTTACAGGGTTTGCTAGTGGAAATTATTTAGGAGAAACCCTTGAAGATATACCTCTATCAGAAACAACACCTCATACATTACAGTGTGTGTTAGACGGTTGGTAA
- a CDS encoding sensor histidine kinase: MEHWQNPKVIAFWLWIIVLIFMLMAVFISFLVRNYVFQIKKEEQKNNELRLNIQKDLLLNSIETQEKERTRIAEELHDNFISQLNIIRLMNANNYENDIINNKIVECIKAVRKMSHELTPPFLNTISLEELMAEHIQPLNQSFSVDFFSNLLVQLDLVAHIKLQVLRIFQEIITNIIKHANATVIKVFLRISKKWLTLQVVDNGIGFNSNIRKGMGLKNIESRAQILQADFRFNAPYSKGTSFIICINLEKLNNESR; this comes from the coding sequence ATGGAACACTGGCAAAACCCAAAAGTTATAGCTTTTTGGCTATGGATTATAGTGTTGATCTTTATGCTTATGGCTGTATTTATATCATTTTTAGTGAGAAACTATGTATTTCAAATAAAAAAAGAAGAACAAAAAAATAATGAATTAAGATTAAACATTCAAAAAGATTTATTGTTAAATAGTATAGAAACGCAGGAAAAAGAAAGAACCCGGATAGCAGAAGAGCTTCACGATAATTTTATAAGTCAGTTAAATATTATTAGATTGATGAATGCTAATAATTATGAAAATGACATTATTAATAATAAGATTGTGGAGTGTATAAAGGCTGTTAGAAAAATGTCTCACGAACTTACACCTCCCTTTTTAAACACAATTAGTTTAGAGGAATTGATGGCAGAACATATACAGCCTTTGAACCAAAGTTTTTCGGTAGATTTCTTTAGTAATTTATTAGTACAATTAGATTTAGTAGCACATATTAAACTCCAAGTATTAAGAATTTTTCAGGAAATAATTACTAATATTATAAAGCATGCTAATGCTACAGTTATAAAAGTGTTTTTGAGAATTTCTAAAAAATGGCTTACCTTACAAGTAGTAGATAATGGCATAGGGTTTAATTCTAATATTAGAAAAGGTATGGGCTTAAAAAACATCGAATCACGTGCACAAATATTACAGGCTGATTTTCGATTTAATGCTCCTTACAGCAAAGGTACATCCTTTATAATTTGTATAAACTTAGAGAAATTGAACAATGAAAGCAGATAA
- a CDS encoding STAG domain-containing protein has translation MLRNRLLLILKIACFCLFFGRAWQHLVWDIPIRSLLWDQELMEVLITWLTDMSWQEYATSTLQDTFIQTGKIVFGVFYLICALLCFFVNEKRKWIGNVLLVATFFLICLAFLYYKERFFHLGQLLEYTTQIATPILLYLFVYTDIINKRLILFGKIAIALTFICHGLYAIGYYPQPGNFVDMVIQNTFISESSAKSFLRLVGLIDILIGIAIFIPIVWRFFIWYALIWGFLTAAVRVTTNFYMDFPWQSLNQWTPEMLYRIPHGMIPLFVLILANSLKSAKEEILQFKKRSYFSTNEK, from the coding sequence ATGCTCCGAAATCGCCTACTATTAATCCTTAAGATTGCCTGCTTTTGCCTTTTTTTTGGTAGAGCCTGGCAACATTTGGTATGGGATATTCCAATTCGATCTTTATTATGGGATCAAGAACTTATGGAAGTGTTAATTACTTGGTTAACCGATATGTCATGGCAAGAATATGCGACAAGTACATTACAAGATACTTTTATTCAAACCGGGAAAATAGTTTTTGGTGTTTTTTATTTGATTTGCGCCTTACTATGCTTCTTTGTTAATGAAAAAAGAAAATGGATTGGAAATGTATTGTTAGTTGCTACTTTTTTTCTAATATGTCTTGCGTTTCTATACTATAAAGAACGTTTTTTTCATTTAGGTCAATTGCTGGAATACACCACTCAAATTGCGACACCCATATTGCTTTATCTTTTTGTATATACCGATATAATTAATAAACGACTCATCCTATTTGGTAAAATAGCTATAGCACTTACTTTTATTTGCCACGGATTGTATGCTATTGGTTATTATCCACAACCTGGAAATTTTGTAGACATGGTTATTCAAAATACATTTATAAGTGAATCGTCTGCAAAATCTTTTTTAAGATTAGTAGGTTTAATAGACATTCTAATTGGTATAGCTATATTTATTCCTATCGTTTGGAGGTTTTTTATATGGTATGCTTTAATTTGGGGGTTTTTAACAGCTGCAGTTAGAGTTACCACTAACTTTTATATGGACTTCCCTTGGCAAAGCTTAAATCAATGGACTCCCGAAATGCTTTATAGAATACCTCATGGTATGATTCCACTTTTTGTTTTAATTTTAGCCAATTCCCTAAAATCAGCAAAGGAAGAGATTCTACAATTCAAGAAAAGAAGTTATTTTTCAACTAACGAAAAATAA
- a CDS encoding DUF5916 domain-containing protein translates to MKNKTNPMLKMRIILSILFSIPCVCISQQGQIVSKKVYSSQRISKTEIPIIDGKLEDVIWGKKNDWASNFIQREPTENVSPSEETTFKIVYDAKHLYIGIKNFDKQPEKITNWMSRRDGFEGDWVEVIFDSYHDLRSAFSFTVTAAGVKGDKIITLNGKSEDITWNPIWYTKSAITNEGWTAEMKIPLSQLRFGKSENQVWGLQVIRNYFSNNETSVWQRIPIDAPGWISEFGELHGLNGLKPQRQFEIQPFVVTSLETFKKDPNNPYRDKHITTINAGIDGKIGITNDLTLDFTINPDFGQVEADPAAIALDGFQLFFREQRPFFVENKNIFNYQFSNPIVGGSFSRDNLFYSRRIGRNPQGFVKTETDEFSDAPERTTILGAVKFSGKTKDGWSIGVMESMTTNEYAKIYNNGSEREQLIEPFTNYFVGRVQKDFNNRNTFFGGIVTSTIRNLDTNTDFLHKSATTAGIDFMHQWKNRTWYLGANMVMSHVEGSEKSILRTQLSIPHLFQRTDAGHVSIDPTKTSLTGTGGDIKFGKAGQGHLKFETGFTWRSPELELNDLGFMLEADDIQNYAGITYNSLKPFGAFRKGTLTYQHWFKWDFEGNLNYIDWDVEARGTFQNNWNATVGFFSQPHIYSKSLLQGGPRIYLPDQYGFWWALGTDTRKKLSFSLDGWTKTGNEDSYFLLDNGLKITYQPINQFSLSVSPRYNMIRHRLQYNETVDFSGLPRYIMSKLDRDTFSLAFRFNYTINPNLSIQYYAEPYISKGVYSNFGYMNHALAKSHNEQIAYYTDSQIFFDETNNNYAIDEASDDSVDYHFKDPDFSFAQFRSNLVVRYEYKPGSEIFLVWAQGITDNNRPTGGLFRSFDNQIFSAQPNNTFLIKATYRFF, encoded by the coding sequence ATGAAAAATAAAACAAATCCTATGTTAAAAATGCGAATCATACTATCAATATTATTTAGTATTCCTTGTGTGTGTATTTCTCAACAAGGGCAGATTGTTTCTAAAAAAGTATACAGTTCACAACGAATCTCTAAAACTGAAATTCCTATTATAGATGGGAAATTAGAAGATGTCATTTGGGGAAAAAAGAACGATTGGGCGTCTAATTTTATTCAAAGAGAACCTACAGAAAATGTGTCACCTTCAGAAGAAACTACTTTTAAAATAGTATACGATGCAAAACATCTCTACATAGGAATTAAAAATTTTGACAAGCAACCTGAAAAGATTACCAATTGGATGTCTAGACGCGATGGCTTTGAAGGGGATTGGGTAGAGGTTATTTTTGACAGTTACCACGATTTACGTTCGGCGTTTTCATTTACGGTAACTGCAGCTGGCGTAAAAGGCGACAAAATCATTACGCTTAATGGTAAAAGTGAGGATATTACCTGGAATCCTATTTGGTATACTAAAAGTGCTATTACAAATGAAGGGTGGACAGCAGAAATGAAAATACCTTTAAGTCAATTGCGTTTTGGGAAATCTGAAAACCAAGTTTGGGGGCTACAAGTAATTCGAAACTATTTTAGTAATAACGAAACGTCTGTTTGGCAGCGTATACCAATTGATGCTCCGGGTTGGATTAGTGAGTTTGGAGAGTTACATGGATTAAACGGCTTAAAGCCTCAAAGACAGTTTGAAATCCAGCCCTTTGTGGTCACTTCTCTAGAAACTTTTAAAAAAGATCCAAATAACCCATATCGCGATAAGCATATAACAACCATTAATGCAGGGATTGATGGTAAGATTGGAATAACAAATGATCTTACTTTAGATTTTACCATAAATCCAGATTTCGGACAAGTAGAAGCAGATCCGGCTGCAATTGCACTAGATGGTTTTCAATTGTTTTTTAGAGAGCAGCGTCCGTTTTTTGTCGAGAATAAGAATATTTTCAATTATCAATTCTCTAATCCAATTGTAGGCGGTTCTTTTAGTCGCGATAATTTGTTTTACTCTAGACGTATAGGCAGAAATCCGCAAGGTTTCGTTAAAACAGAAACGGATGAATTTTCAGATGCTCCAGAGCGAACAACCATTTTAGGGGCTGTAAAATTTAGTGGAAAAACAAAAGATGGTTGGTCTATAGGTGTTATGGAGAGCATGACTACAAATGAGTATGCTAAAATCTATAATAATGGTAGTGAGCGAGAACAACTTATAGAACCTTTTACCAATTACTTTGTTGGTCGGGTACAAAAAGACTTTAACAACCGTAATACATTTTTTGGAGGTATTGTAACGTCAACCATTAGAAACCTAGATACCAATACAGATTTCTTGCATAAATCGGCTACTACAGCTGGTATTGATTTTATGCATCAATGGAAAAATAGAACCTGGTATTTGGGAGCCAATATGGTAATGAGTCATGTAGAAGGAAGTGAAAAATCTATTTTAAGAACGCAGTTGTCAATTCCTCATTTGTTTCAGCGTACTGATGCAGGTCATGTTTCAATAGATCCAACAAAAACCTCGCTTACAGGAACGGGAGGGGATATAAAATTTGGTAAAGCTGGGCAAGGTCATTTAAAGTTTGAAACAGGGTTTACTTGGCGTTCTCCAGAGCTAGAATTGAATGATCTTGGTTTTATGCTTGAAGCAGATGATATTCAAAACTATGCAGGTATTACCTATAATTCACTAAAACCTTTTGGAGCTTTTAGAAAAGGTACGTTGACTTATCAACATTGGTTTAAATGGGACTTTGAGGGTAATTTGAATTATATAGATTGGGATGTAGAAGCAAGAGGAACATTTCAAAACAATTGGAATGCTACAGTTGGTTTTTTTAGTCAACCTCACATATATTCAAAATCATTGTTACAGGGTGGTCCGAGAATATATTTACCAGATCAATATGGTTTTTGGTGGGCTTTGGGAACCGATACAAGAAAAAAGCTGTCTTTTAGTTTAGATGGATGGACAAAAACTGGAAATGAGGATAGTTATTTCTTGTTAGATAATGGATTAAAAATTACGTATCAGCCAATAAATCAGTTTAGTTTATCTGTGTCTCCTAGATATAATATGATTCGTCATCGATTACAGTATAATGAAACGGTTGATTTTAGCGGTTTACCACGATATATTATGTCTAAACTAGACCGAGACACCTTTAGTTTGGCCTTTAGATTTAATTATACTATTAATCCAAATTTATCTATTCAATACTATGCAGAACCTTACATATCTAAAGGTGTTTATAGCAATTTTGGATATATGAATCATGCGTTGGCTAAATCGCATAATGAACAAATTGCATATTACACAGATTCACAAATTTTCTTTGATGAAACGAATAATAACTATGCAATTGATGAGGCTTCAGATGATTCTGTAGACTATCATTTTAAAGATCCTGACTTTTCGTTTGCTCAGTTTAGATCTAATCTTGTGGTGCGCTATGAATACAAACCAGGTTCAGAAATATTCTTGGTATGGGCTCAAGGTATTACAGATAATAACAGACCTACGGGGGGCTTATTCAGAAGTTTTGACAATCAAATTTTTAGCGCACAACCGAATAATACATTTCTAATAAAAGCAACGTATCGCTTCTTTTAA
- a CDS encoding aspartate/glutamate racemase family protein yields the protein MKHQTKTIGLIGGMGWESSKLYYERINKKMNTILGGSHSAKIIMVSVDFAEIEKHTVANDWKAIGKIVVKSAQQLEKAGADMVLLCTNLIHIVSNQINKNISIPFLHIAEATGEAIQQKGLKRILLLGTKDTMEKDFYTKILEDTYRLKVVIPNVEDRGSIHNIIYSELLKGVFSKESKNTMLEIIKKGQLDSVEGVILGCTELSMLIKENDVSIPTFDTGDIHVDKAVMMSII from the coding sequence ATGAAACATCAAACGAAAACAATAGGATTAATAGGAGGGATGGGATGGGAGTCATCAAAACTCTATTACGAGCGTATTAATAAGAAGATGAATACCATTTTAGGAGGCTCTCATTCTGCTAAAATTATTATGGTTTCTGTAGATTTTGCTGAAATAGAAAAACATACAGTCGCAAATGATTGGAAAGCTATCGGAAAAATTGTTGTGAAAAGTGCCCAACAATTAGAAAAAGCAGGAGCAGATATGGTATTACTATGTACTAACTTAATCCATATAGTTAGTAACCAAATCAACAAAAATATTTCTATTCCATTTTTACATATAGCTGAAGCCACAGGGGAAGCCATACAACAAAAAGGATTAAAAAGAATACTGCTACTAGGAACTAAAGACACTATGGAAAAAGACTTTTATACTAAAATTCTTGAAGATACTTATAGATTGAAGGTTGTTATTCCAAATGTAGAAGATAGAGGCAGCATACATAACATTATTTATTCGGAGCTACTTAAAGGTGTGTTTAGTAAAGAATCAAAAAATACAATGCTAGAAATTATTAAAAAAGGGCAATTAGATAGCGTGGAAGGTGTGATTTTGGGTTGTACAGAGTTATCAATGCTTATTAAAGAAAATGATGTAAGCATCCCAACTTTCGATACGGGAGATATTCATGTAGATAAAGCTGTAATGATGTCAATAATATAG
- a CDS encoding Ig-like domain-containing protein, translated as MKKTSPLILLFIAFTFVVNADTNKYRLTIRDNPATSIVIGWNQVSGSNAVVYYGTTDFGTNWSSYPNSKTVSRSVNYKSMNNRFARLTGLQPNTNYYFVLRDNQGTSRRFWFRTSSNNPSDRLSFIAGGDSRNNRTPRINANKLVAKLKPNAVLFGGDMTNGDSSSEWNTWFNDWQYTIADDGRMFPIVAARGNHEDSNNSIYNLFDVPSSSVYYAITFGGSLIRTYTLNTEISISGSQTSWLSSDLQSNNNATWKIAQYHKPMRPHVRSKREGNSQYNNWSSLFYDHGVKLVVECDAHTVKTTWPVRPSTGSSSDEGFARDDNNGTIYVGEGCWGAPLRSNNDNKSWTRNSGRFNQFKWIFVDQGKIEVRTIKVDNANQVGEVSNNNRFTIPSNLDIWNPSNGSVVTITGNLSSPTCSITSPVNGQSYTAPQNITIDASAADSDGTIANVEFFVNGNSIGTDATSPYSKNYNIPSDGAYTLTAVATDNDGLTTTTDTVNIAVGVVAQTIEKRISSSLDDVEENETNGVVYTNSSDIELVYDSYNSQGNQVVGLRFKDINIPQGATINKAYIQFTADETSSGSAGLTIKGHDANDAPAFTTSTNNVSERSTTTASVAWNPSAWNTAGAAGSSERTPEIKSIIQEIVNRSGWHSGNNMAIIITGTGKRTAESYDGSSSSAALIHIEYTSSAATNKAVLASLHKETNYTSLKALNKAIILSPNPFKSGFTVDMPNIESIGDIMLYDINGKLVYQKAKVPLVNTLEIEVEDLKTGIYILKIQVGNHSVLKKIVKD; from the coding sequence ATGAAAAAAACGTCCCCCCTCATTTTACTTTTTATTGCATTTACTTTTGTTGTTAATGCAGACACAAACAAATACCGATTAACCATTAGAGATAATCCTGCAACATCTATAGTTATAGGATGGAATCAGGTTTCGGGTAGTAATGCCGTTGTGTATTATGGTACAACAGATTTTGGAACGAATTGGAGTTCTTATCCTAATAGTAAAACAGTGTCGCGCTCTGTAAATTACAAGAGCATGAACAACAGATTTGCCCGCCTAACTGGATTACAGCCTAATACAAATTATTATTTTGTACTTCGCGATAACCAAGGTACCAGTCGCAGGTTTTGGTTCAGAACAAGTTCTAATAACCCATCGGATAGATTGTCGTTTATAGCAGGAGGAGATTCCAGAAACAATAGAACTCCTAGAATAAATGCGAATAAATTGGTCGCAAAATTAAAGCCAAATGCGGTTTTATTTGGAGGTGACATGACTAATGGAGATAGTAGCTCTGAATGGAATACCTGGTTTAACGATTGGCAATATACCATAGCAGATGATGGAAGAATGTTTCCAATAGTAGCAGCTAGGGGGAACCATGAAGATTCGAACAATTCTATTTACAATTTATTCGATGTGCCTTCTTCAAGTGTATATTATGCCATTACATTTGGTGGGTCTTTAATTAGAACTTATACCTTAAATACCGAAATATCAATTTCGGGGAGTCAGACAAGCTGGTTATCTTCAGATTTACAATCTAACAATAACGCAACCTGGAAGATAGCTCAGTATCACAAGCCCATGCGTCCGCATGTACGCTCAAAACGAGAAGGGAACAGCCAGTATAATAACTGGTCGTCATTATTTTACGATCATGGTGTAAAGTTAGTCGTAGAATGCGATGCGCATACTGTAAAAACCACATGGCCAGTAAGACCATCAACAGGTAGCAGTAGCGATGAAGGCTTTGCAAGAGATGATAATAATGGTACGATTTACGTTGGAGAAGGTTGTTGGGGTGCACCGCTACGTTCTAACAACGATAACAAAAGTTGGACGAGAAATAGCGGCAGATTCAATCAATTTAAATGGATCTTTGTAGATCAAGGAAAAATTGAGGTAAGAACCATTAAAGTCGATAACGCCAATCAAGTAGGGGAGGTGAGTAACAACAATCGATTTACCATTCCTTCTAATCTTGATATTTGGAATCCTAGTAATGGATCTGTGGTTACCATAACAGGAAACCTAAGCTCACCTACATGCAGTATTACCAGTCCAGTTAATGGTCAATCTTATACAGCGCCACAAAATATTACGATTGATGCAAGTGCTGCCGATTCAGATGGAACTATAGCTAATGTAGAATTTTTTGTAAATGGAAATTCTATAGGAACAGACGCTACAAGTCCTTATTCTAAAAATTACAACATCCCATCGGATGGTGCATATACATTAACAGCTGTTGCAACAGATAATGATGGGCTTACTACCACAACCGATACTGTAAATATTGCTGTGGGTGTTGTAGCACAAACTATTGAGAAGCGTATATCCAGTAGCTTGGATGATGTTGAGGAGAATGAAACAAATGGAGTTGTTTATACAAACAGCTCTGATATAGAACTTGTGTACGACAGTTATAACTCGCAAGGCAACCAAGTTGTAGGACTTCGATTTAAAGATATTAATATCCCTCAGGGAGCGACTATTAACAAAGCATATATTCAATTTACAGCAGATGAAACGTCCTCTGGTAGTGCCGGGCTAACGATTAAAGGTCATGACGCCAATGATGCGCCTGCGTTTACTACATCGACAAACAATGTTTCAGAAAGAAGTACAACGACTGCTTCCGTTGCATGGAATCCATCAGCGTGGAATACGGCAGGAGCAGCCGGATCAAGTGAGAGAACACCAGAAATAAAATCGATTATACAGGAAATCGTAAATAGATCGGGATGGCATTCTGGAAACAATATGGCTATTATTATAACGGGTACAGGTAAAAGAACCGCAGAATCGTATGATGGGTCATCGTCTAGTGCTGCATTAATTCACATTGAGTATACTAGTAGTGCTGCAACTAACAAAGCTGTTCTTGCAAGTCTTCATAAAGAGACTAATTACACGTCTTTAAAAGCGCTTAATAAGGCTATTATATTATCCCCAAATCCTTTTAAAAGCGGTTTTACTGTAGACATGCCAAATATTGAATCGATAGGGGATATCATGTTATATGATATTAATGGAAAATTAGTTTATCAGAAAGCAAAAGTACCATTAGTCAACACCCTTGAAATTGAAGTAGAAGATTTAAAAACGGGTATTTATATTTTGAAAATACAGGTTGGAAATCATTCTGTGTTGAAAAAAATAGTAAAGGACTAA
- a CDS encoding LysR family transcriptional regulator — MELKYFRLIKTIAEEGNLANSSERLFLTQSALSHQLRDLEERLGFKVFRRSRNKWELTDEGTELYKLANKLFSSIDESFSNIKHIKEGSRGAIKLSAECQSFFHAIPEFIQKMGILYPEIDIDLTLGATHQTISQVLSNEIDIAIVTSKPASEELTIVKVYEDEIFAVMHRENQFNTLDYLEASHFSKIHLLINSFPLEGVSVYEHFLKPNKINPIKISAIPFTEITLSMIQANMGIMCAPKWQLKPFKLSEEIAFKRISENGLKRNHYLVVKTEHRNKKYIHDFISSFEEDFLK, encoded by the coding sequence ATGGAACTAAAGTATTTTAGACTTATAAAAACCATTGCTGAAGAAGGGAATCTTGCGAATTCTTCCGAACGTTTATTTTTAACGCAATCTGCGTTAAGCCATCAATTGCGAGATCTTGAGGAACGCTTAGGTTTTAAGGTTTTCCGTAGAAGTAGAAACAAATGGGAGCTTACAGATGAAGGGACCGAACTTTATAAGTTAGCTAATAAACTCTTTAGTTCTATAGATGAAAGTTTTAGTAATATTAAGCATATAAAAGAAGGCTCAAGAGGAGCTATAAAGTTAAGCGCAGAATGCCAGTCTTTTTTTCATGCCATTCCTGAGTTTATTCAAAAAATGGGGATTCTTTATCCTGAAATAGATATAGATCTAACATTAGGAGCTACACATCAAACCATATCGCAGGTATTATCTAACGAAATAGATATTGCCATAGTTACCTCTAAACCTGCGTCAGAAGAACTAACAATTGTAAAAGTGTATGAAGATGAAATTTTTGCTGTCATGCACCGCGAAAATCAATTTAATACTTTAGATTATTTGGAAGCAAGTCATTTTTCGAAAATTCATTTACTTATTAATTCTTTTCCGTTAGAAGGTGTTTCCGTTTATGAGCATTTTTTAAAACCAAATAAAATCAATCCAATTAAAATATCGGCCATTCCATTTACCGAAATTACCTTATCAATGATTCAAGCTAATATGGGAATTATGTGCGCTCCGAAATGGCAATTAAAACCCTTTAAATTGTCTGAAGAAATTGCCTTTAAACGTATTAGTGAAAACGGACTTAAACGAAATCATTATTTAGTGGTAAAAACAGAGCATAGAAATAAGAAATATATTCACGATTTTATCTCAAGTTTTGAAGAAGATTTTTTGAAATGA
- a CDS encoding response regulator transcription factor yields the protein MKADNFCIRLGIVDDDLLIVQLLSDFLRQSNNIEVALTALSGNDFLEKLSSSENTLDIVLLDLRMKNGTGLEVLNELLKQPKRIKIIVLSTFYKSSFLGQMLKLGVDAFLPKEIDLKKLIHIIKTVHHKGHYFSQEQIDIMRTQISPKTPKLHIQQKDQLTEREIEVLQLICSQLTSKEIAEKLFVATKTVENHKSNLFLKTGVKNTAGLIIYAIQNKITNPDELIILEN from the coding sequence ATGAAAGCAGATAATTTTTGTATTCGTTTGGGCATTGTAGATGACGATCTTTTAATTGTTCAATTATTGAGTGATTTTCTAAGACAATCAAACAACATCGAAGTTGCTCTAACAGCTTTAAGTGGAAATGATTTTTTAGAAAAACTCAGTTCGTCCGAAAACACACTAGATATTGTACTTCTAGACTTACGCATGAAAAATGGCACTGGATTAGAAGTCTTAAATGAGTTGCTAAAACAACCAAAGCGCATAAAAATTATTGTGCTTAGTACGTTTTATAAATCTTCTTTTTTAGGACAAATGCTAAAATTAGGTGTTGATGCCTTTTTACCTAAAGAAATTGACCTAAAAAAACTGATTCACATTATTAAAACGGTACACCATAAAGGGCATTATTTTTCTCAGGAACAAATCGACATTATGAGAACCCAAATTTCTCCTAAAACGCCCAAATTACATATACAACAGAAGGATCAACTTACAGAAAGAGAGATTGAAGTATTACAATTAATTTGCAGTCAACTTACTTCTAAAGAAATTGCAGAAAAACTATTTGTAGCTACAAAAACTGTAGAAAACCACAAGAGTAATTTATTTCTAAAAACAGGAGTAAAAAACACTGCAGGCTTAATTATATATGCCATTCAAAACAAAATTACAAACCCAGACGAATTAATTATATTAGAAAACTAA